The stretch of DNA CGGTTGGCTCGCGTTAGAACTCTCAAGCCCTACAAACTATTCGCTTAAAGCCATGTTAGACAGTATAGAGGGGCAAATTTATAGCAAATCCGTTGACCCAACAACAGGCTTAGCCAATAACACCGTTTTTATCCGCGAATTGTCTCACGAACTACAAAGAGCGTCTCGTGCGGGAACAGAAATGAGCCTTGCGTTAATAGAAATTGATGACCCGGCTCAACCTTCAACAATAAAGATTAACGAAATTTATCGAAAATTTGCCGAACACTGTATCGCTCAATTAAGAAATTACGAAACCGCTGCAAGGCTTGACGAAAACCGTTTTGCTATTATTTTGCCAGCATCTTCGGCAATAAAAGCACAAATTATGATAGGTCGACTTTTATCAAATTTTAGAGAAGAAGTTTTTCGCCCCACAGACTCTCACCCAATTTCATTTACTTTTTCAGCAGGAATAGCTACCTATGGCGGAAGATTAACCGTTCCGACTGTTGAAGAAGCAATCTGTATGGCAGACCTTCCCCTGCGTACCGCTCAACTAAAAGGTGGAAACACTATAATTCTCTCTAACGTAAAACCAGACACACACTCAGATCGCGCAACTTTAGTTCACTCAAACGAAAAACAATTTCTATTTTCAGGTATCGAATAGCAGGTAACGTTCATGTCTAATAATCAAACCACAACCCTCTGTGTATCAGTATTAAGCGGTAAAGGCGGAGTTGGAAAAACCAACATCACCCTTAATCTGGGGTGTAGCCTCGTCTCAGCCGGAGAAAAGGTACTCTTGATGGATTGCGACCTTGGTCTTGCCAATCTTGATGTTCTTTTGGGTCTTGCCCCGGAAAAAACTCTGCAAGACCTACTTTTGCCATACACAACCCCGGCAGAAGTCGCCATACCTATTAGCGAAGGTTTAGACTTTATTCCTGCTGCTTCCGGAATGCCTGAACTAGTTGAACTTGATACAGATATTCGTAATGTACTTTTTGATAAACTCGAATCATTCTTTCCGGCTTACGACTTTGTTTTCTTAGACCTTGGAGCCGGTATTTCGTCTACAGTCTTGGCGATGGCGGCAATGAGCCGTTTACGTCTTGTTGTTGTTACTCCTGAACCAACTTCTCTTACAGACAGCTATGCTCTGATGAAGGTTTTATCAAAAAAATACGGAGTTACTGACTTTTATGTCGTGGTTAACCAAGCCGATAACCACAGAGAAGAAGTTCAGGCGTTTGACCGTTTGCACGCAGCATGTCAAAAGTTTTTAAAAATAGAACCACAATTTTTAGGCGGAATTCGTACGGATCGTTTAGTTTCTGAGGCTGTACGCCGTCAAAAACCATTGATGCAATATGCCCCACACTCGCTTGCCGCACAAAACTTTAACGCTCTCGCCTCACGTTTAAGAAGTATAAGGTTGACTATGCTGCCACAACTGGCAAGTTCAAGCGTGCTTATGCCCCTACCTAAAGAGTTTAGCTAAACAATAATGCCTTATTCAGCTAAGTTGTACGTTAAAATAGCCAAACAAGATATTGCTATGTTTCGCTTTTTGCTTGAAGCCCATGAAAATTTGGGGCTTATGAGCGTAGTCGACCCAAGAGTCGCATGGCTGAAAATACGCTTTTCCGAAGACCAAAAACAAGAAATGTTGTTGTTTTTAAACGGCATAAAAGAAAGCTTGGCGTTGGAAATAAAACAAGATCTTTAATAGATTAACCTTAGTTATCTGACTTTGGGTGAGCT from Desulfovibrio litoralis DSM 11393 encodes:
- a CDS encoding GGDEF domain-containing protein, with translation MDKKNNHHTMGKAPFSISKSETVSSSCVDNTLGLDLANLAQAMRETIGLKNNSGDASIQNFVKQRKNILAIFHLVDHLDLEDWYDLVKQHDLSGWLALELSSPTNYSLKAMLDSIEGQIYSKSVDPTTGLANNTVFIRELSHELQRASRAGTEMSLALIEIDDPAQPSTIKINEIYRKFAEHCIAQLRNYETAARLDENRFAIILPASSAIKAQIMIGRLLSNFREEVFRPTDSHPISFTFSAGIATYGGRLTVPTVEEAICMADLPLRTAQLKGGNTIILSNVKPDTHSDRATLVHSNEKQFLFSGIE
- a CDS encoding MinD/ParA family protein; the protein is MSNNQTTTLCVSVLSGKGGVGKTNITLNLGCSLVSAGEKVLLMDCDLGLANLDVLLGLAPEKTLQDLLLPYTTPAEVAIPISEGLDFIPAASGMPELVELDTDIRNVLFDKLESFFPAYDFVFLDLGAGISSTVLAMAAMSRLRLVVVTPEPTSLTDSYALMKVLSKKYGVTDFYVVVNQADNHREEVQAFDRLHAACQKFLKIEPQFLGGIRTDRLVSEAVRRQKPLMQYAPHSLAAQNFNALASRLRSIRLTMLPQLASSSVLMPLPKEFS
- a CDS encoding DUF4911 domain-containing protein → MPYSAKLYVKIAKQDIAMFRFLLEAHENLGLMSVVDPRVAWLKIRFSEDQKQEMLLFLNGIKESLALEIKQDL